A segment of the Lentimicrobiaceae bacterium genome:
TTGTATGCCTGGCTTTTATTTTTGATGATAAAAGAAAACCGTAATAAAGCCTGGCTGGTAGTTTTGATGATTGTTTTGTTGGTTTTACTCACTGATCAGTTATCAGTGAGGCTTTTTAAAGATGTTTTTCATCGTTTGAGGCCTTGCCATGAGCCTGCTTTGGAAGGAATGGTTCGCACGCTATTTGGCCATTGTGGAGGGCAGTATGGGTTTATTTCATCACACGCCTGCAACACAGCCGGTATTGCTGTATTTGCAGGGTTAATGTTGAGGTCCCGAAAGTGGTTACTCCCGCTTTTGCTGAGCTGGTCGATTACAATCTCCTACAGCCGTATTTACCTCGGTGTTCATTATCCGGGTGATGTTATTACTGGTATGTTGTTTGGAGCTGCCCTGGGGTATTTGATTTATCGTCTCTTTATTCTGATCAAGAAAAAATGGTGAACAAATCTTCTCCTTCTTTTACCCGAAGCAAGGTTTGAGTTGTTTTCTGATTCGCTAGTAGCCGAAAGCTTTAGCTTCAATCTTTGTGGCCTCTATTTTCATTACAGTAACATTCTTCACTGACGGTTCGCTGTATGAAAAGTCGTCGCGTTGCGTGTATTGCTTCATAATCAGGTTCAGAATGCTGATTTTTTCATCATAGTCTTCCACAAATTCAACCCTTCCTCTTATCAGTACACTTTTGTACCGCATGCCATAACTGCAGGCTACATTTTCTGATTGCTTGTAAAGTTCGTGCGAGTTGCTGAAGGTAATGCACACGTTGGGATTGGCTTTTAAAATTTCAATCTTCTTACCTGCAGGTGCAGAATGCAGATAAACAGTGTTGTTTTTATAACCAAAGTTAAATGGCAGTGTGTAGGGCAGGTTATCCTGGTCAACCATGCCAACATTGCATACTTCACAGGATTGTATGATTTCTTCAATGGCTGAAATCAGGGTGATCATTCTACTTTTCATAAATCATCTTATTTTTCTACGAAAGTACAAATTGGTTAAATACCTTGTCATATTTTTGATGGATTGAGCGAATTTCCTCGCATGTTTTAATGGAAGTAAAATCAAATATTGCGCTTCATCAATTTGAAAGGCGTTGTAAATAAGGGGAATAGAGTTTACTTTAGCAGTAAACTATGGTGGGTGTACTTGGATGTTTTATGCTTTTGGCTGAGAATCTGATGCTACCATTGAACTTAATACAGTATTGACTGCAGAAAGAATAATGCTAAAAATTAATGCATACCAGAAGTTTTCTACATAAAAGCCATTAAGCAGATTGGATGCCATCATGATGATTGTTGCGTTGATAACCAGCAGAAAGAATCCAAACGTAAGCAATGTAACGGGTATGGTAAATATGATAAGTAAGGGCTTTACTATTGTGTTTAAGAAAGCTATAAGCAAAGCAGTTGAAAATGCTGAAAAAAATGATTCAAGTTCAACCCCTGGAAGTATGTATGACGTAATAATAACTGAACATGTTGAGATAAACATTCGCAGGATAAATCGCATAAAGAATTGATTAGATGATTTTTCAGTAATGATATTAGCTAAGTTAGCAGGTTTTGTATTTGCAAAATAAGCCAAACAGTATTTTATTTTTAATTCGATACAATGTAATGCCTGTATTGGCATTATTTTTTAAGATAATTTTTAAAGGGACCCCTTGTTTTTTGTTGTTAAAGCAAGGGTTAGTATTGGTATAAATTCATCGAGAAAAGTAGTTCAAAAGCTGTTTGTTTACTGTTTAGCAAATACATTGTTCTGATTCCAAGGCTTACGGGTGTGCTTAAGCCTAATAAATGTATATCGGAAGTCAGATCTGCTCCTGCAGAATTATAATACGTTGTTTTGCCTGAAGATAAGGCACTGGTGAAGTCATAAAATGCAGCAGCTCTGATGCGTTTGATAAACAGAAGCCCTCCCAGGTGTCTGTCAGGGTAAAATAGCGGTAGCCTGTAAATGGCTTTCAGGCTGCTCACTTTATCGGCATTGGGAATTATGAGATATCCCCTGCTTACACTAATAATATTGGCAAACCTGTAGGTTTCGGGATTTGATTGCTGAAAACCGGAATATATTTGAAATGAGTGATTGGCTGCCAATCCGGGAAGATACACCTGAGCTGCAACAGCTGCAATATTTCCGGCTTTTATCTGGCCGAAAGGTGTATGCCTGTATTTTAATTCTAAATTAAATCCCTTTTGTGGAGCCAAATCGCGATAAGCCTGCCTTTTATAGTGGTAAAAAAATGTCCGGTAGGTTAAACCGGATAAGTCTCCTTTTGTAAATTCTATGGGTGTTGACACGTCATGTTCCAGATGTGTTAGATTATGTGATATCTCGGCAAACAGACCTGTGCTATATGGCCCTCGTGATAAATTAAGCGATTGCGAAATGCTGAAATCAAAGTTGGTTTCATTCCAGGTGAAACGCCTTGGGGTTTCATTTTGCTCATTGGTCATTGATGCCCTTTTCCCGGTTGAGAACTTAGCACTGAAAACAGGGAACCAACCTTTCCATGTGATCTCGCTGCGTATCATCCCTTCCTTTTCATCCATATTATAATCATATCCGGCTGATATGCTCAATGTACTTAGTAAATTCTGACTCATTACAGAAATGCCCGGCCTTACAGTTTCTCCCCCAATGTCAACAAAAACGGGTGCCCAGCTGTGAATGCCAAACAGATTCAGCCCTTTTTTATAAGTTTTCGCTTTATAGGGAGAGGTGGTAATTGAGTCGGGGAATGAAAAATGGTTTTCTTGCTCAGAAAGTATTTCGGCCAGAGGGAATTCCGGCGCTTTTTCAGGCTCATATGCAAATTCGTTGCTTTTTGTCAGATCAACGTTGGCAATCCTGTACCCATCTGCAGTGTAGGTTGCGTATAGCATTTGATGCTGAGCAATGGAGGCCTGTGTTGCACCAAATGGCTCATTTGTGCAAACAAAAAGTGATTTTGTAGCCGGGTTGAGTTTAAAAATCTGACTTTTCCCCGAAAATGTACCTGAGAAAAATATCAGGTCATCTGCAAATGCGGGATTACTTATTTCTGAATAGGAAAAAGGAGTAAGAAAGTGGATGTCTGTCTTTCCCGGGCTTGCACAGGCCAGTGCTTTTCCTTTGTTGCCGGTTAGTATAAAAATTATTTGCTTTCCATCGGGCGACCACTGCAACGATGCAGCAAACAACCCGGCTGGAAAAGGAATGCTTTCTGTTTTCTGGTCAGATTTTATGATCTTAAGGTAACTTTCGCCAAGGGTTCCGATTGTAATTACGGCGATGTCTTTCCCGTTCGGAGCTGCTACAGGTGAAAAATTTCTGTCGGAAGTTTTTAGTTTGCGAAGTTCGCCCGTTGTGGGGTTAAGCATGATGATAGTGGTAAAGCCGACTGTTTCCCATCTTACATGCGGGCGGTTTTCTATCCAGGCAAGCCATCCGCCACTGTATGAAATTCTGTCGTCAGGCATATAACCAGGCGTATATATAATTTGTTCCCGGCCTTTTTTATCAATACTTACGATGCGGGGTATGTCTTTATATGATGTTTTCAGGGCAACAATCAATGTATCGTTGATGAAATGTGGATGGTTGTAATTTGTATAATTATCGGGCTCATGCAGCAATTTTATCTGATGGCTTTCTGTTGCCTGCCCTTTATGCCATAAGCTGTCAAGATAAACCATGCTTTCGAGGTAAATCCCTTTTTTGTTTAAACCGGATACTTTTTTAAGCCCGTTATTAAATGGGGTTATTGTATAAGGACGCCGGGCTGTAAAATTCAGTGCGGTATTCCAGAGATTATTTCCGTATTTTTTTCTGGCTGCTGCTACAATGTGATATCCTGTAATGTATATGTCCGGCACGAAGTCTTTGTATGAACCCAGGCTTGCTTTCGCATAACTGTATGTTCCTTTTTCTTTTAACTGAGCGCGCAAAGGCATTTCAAATGCAGGTACTCTGCCTCGCCCTGATTTTCCCAATGCAGTTTCTGCTACAACTGCATCACCTTCAATAAACCATGAGGGAACAAAAAGGCCTGTTGAAACAACAACAGCCTGTTCTCCAAAGACTATTCCCAGGCTTTTGGTGATGCCCTGGTTTAATTTTGATAGCTGAGCAATGTGCCTGTATTCATGCAGGGCTAATTGTTCAATCCATGGTTGCGGATATAAGTCCTGTGGGGGTGTTGTAAGAAATTCTATTCGTCTTGGAGCCCATATTGAATAAGCATTTGAAACTTCACTTTCGGTGTGAAATATCAAAGGCGTTTTACGCACATTTGCCTGTAAACCAGAGGAAACTTTGTTCCTTGCATACTCAAATAAAACTGCAGCTTTCTGGGCTTCCGGTTCGTAATGTGACGGGAAAATCAATCTGAATCCGGGTGTTTCAATCTGTTTCCATTGATGGGATGCCCTGGCCTGACCTATATCGTAATATTGAGCCTTCGCCTGAGGCAATGACAGAAATGCCAGAAGAAGTATTATTAATTTTATGGGTTGTTTCACGGTGTAAGGTTAGAATCTAATCATCAAACAAGATTCATTCGGTTTTGTCTCAACCACATTTATTTTTTTGTACGTTTTACAGATTGAAATACAGCCATTCAGGTTTGTCAGGAACAGGAGCTGTTATAATTGTACTTTGTTTTGTAACCGGATGGATAAATTCCAGCCTTCGGGCGTGTAAACTGATAGAGCCATCCTCGTTTGATCGGGCCGCGCCATATTTGAGGTCACCTTTTATATGGCATCCTATGGCCGAGAGCTGAGCCCTGATTTGATGATGGCGTCCGGTTATCAGATTTACTTCAAGCAAAAAGTAAGTTTTTCCTGAGCCAATCAGTTTGTAATGTAATTCAGCCCTTTTTGCACCTGATGTCCCTTCTTTAACTTTATAGGACTTGTTCTGTTGCTCGTTTTTTTTTAAAAAATGAATCAGAATTCCTTCTTCCCTTTCGGGTCTTTTGTCAACTATTGCCCAGTATGTTTTGCTAATCTCACGTTCTTTAACCATTTGCGTGAGGCGGGTAAGTGCCTTTGATGTTCTGGCAAAAATAACAGCTCCACTCACAGGGCGATCGAGTCGGTGAACCAATCCCAGAAAGACCTCGCCCGGCTTATTGTATTTGTTCTTAATATATGCCTTTAATGTTTCAGTGAGAGGGATGTCTCCCGTTTTATCGCCTTGCACAATATCTCCGGGCCTCTTGTTTACAATCAGAATGTGGTTGTCTTCAAACAATATTTCGGGCATGTTTTCCATAGGAAAATGCTGATTTATTA
Coding sequences within it:
- a CDS encoding phosphatase PAP2 family protein; translation: MIEWIIQFDQHLFLRLNGLHSPFFDFFMFWMSDKFIWIPLYAWLLFLMIKENRNKAWLVVLMIVLLVLLTDQLSVRLFKDVFHRLRPCHEPALEGMVRTLFGHCGGQYGFISSHACNTAGIAVFAGLMLRSRKWLLPLLLSWSITISYSRIYLGVHYPGDVITGMLFGAALGYLIYRLFILIKKKW
- a CDS encoding pyridoxamine 5'-phosphate oxidase family protein — protein: MKSRMITLISAIEEIIQSCEVCNVGMVDQDNLPYTLPFNFGYKNNTVYLHSAPAGKKIEILKANPNVCITFSNSHELYKQSENVACSYGMRYKSVLIRGRVEFVEDYDEKISILNLIMKQYTQRDDFSYSEPSVKNVTVMKIEATKIEAKAFGY
- a CDS encoding phage holin family protein; translation: MRFILRMFISTCSVIITSYILPGVELESFFSAFSTALLIAFLNTIVKPLLIIFTIPVTLLTFGFFLLVINATIIMMASNLLNGFYVENFWYALIFSIILSAVNTVLSSMVASDSQPKA
- a CDS encoding RNA pseudouridine synthase, which gives rise to MPEILFEDNHILIVNKRPGDIVQGDKTGDIPLTETLKAYIKNKYNKPGEVFLGLVHRLDRPVSGAVIFARTSKALTRLTQMVKEREISKTYWAIVDKRPEREEGILIHFLKKNEQQNKSYKVKEGTSGAKRAELHYKLIGSGKTYFLLEVNLITGRHHQIRAQLSAIGCHIKGDLKYGAARSNEDGSISLHARRLEFIHPVTKQSTIITAPVPDKPEWLYFNL